The Paenibacillus macerans genome includes a window with the following:
- a CDS encoding ABC transporter permease, whose amino-acid sequence MSDMLQVAKKEIKVGLRNPWAYSFLALFSVFSLCLLLVNSQNEISGYSGVTGSMLSLILYLLPLMALFLGSFSLTAEKEEGSWQLLSTFPLGTIPFLLGKYFGLSIVVLTIISFGYGLMGLITALFGIVFEVNTYVLFFLFSCGLVLLFLTLALLIGSLSKNRWQAMTISVMIWFFAVIGWPTILIAVLGFLPYLWIKPLLVFLTFLNPAEFVRLFVVIKLGGGSVLGPEYYQWVSWIQRPGGSLMFVVLLVVWLVISLTVVCWIWERGRRRG is encoded by the coding sequence ATGTCAGATATGCTGCAGGTTGCGAAGAAAGAAATCAAGGTTGGACTGCGAAACCCGTGGGCTTACTCATTTTTAGCTTTATTCTCGGTGTTTAGCCTTTGTTTGCTGCTGGTAAATTCGCAAAATGAGATTAGCGGGTATTCCGGGGTAACCGGCTCGATGTTAAGTTTAATATTGTACTTGCTCCCATTGATGGCGCTTTTTCTAGGGTCGTTTTCATTAACCGCAGAAAAAGAAGAAGGCAGTTGGCAGCTGTTATCGACATTTCCTTTGGGAACCATCCCGTTTCTGCTTGGGAAATACTTTGGTTTATCCATCGTCGTGTTAACCATTATTTCATTTGGCTATGGCTTAATGGGCCTAATCACCGCGCTTTTTGGGATCGTTTTTGAAGTAAATACGTATGTGCTCTTTTTTCTGTTTTCGTGCGGGCTGGTGCTGCTTTTTTTGACGCTGGCGTTATTGATCGGGTCATTGTCCAAAAATCGCTGGCAGGCCATGACCATTTCGGTGATGATCTGGTTTTTTGCGGTGATTGGCTGGCCGACGATATTAATCGCTGTCCTTGGATTCCTGCCGTATTTATGGATAAAACCGCTGCTCGTGTTTCTGACGTTTTTAAACCCGGCGGAATTTGTCAGGCTGTTTGTGGTGATTAAGCTTGGAGGCGGTTCCGTGCTCGGGCCGGAATATTACCAATGGGTAAGCTGGATTCAACGTCCTGGCGGCAGTCTTATGTTTGTGGTCTTGCTTGTGGTTTGGCTGGTCATCTCCTTGACGGTTGTCTGCTGGATTTGGGAAAGGGGGAGACGGCGTGGCTGA
- a CDS encoding ABC transporter ATP-binding protein, with translation MAEAFVIAESVNKTIKGQRIVRDVSFRLQPGSIVGLCGGNGAGKSTVLRMVAGILQPTSGEIYVNRLQWKQDRKKFAGQISYMPDDFQFPQGMTAEEILAFWAALRKVPGQRVQEVLSLVGLAEKKNKLVSTFSKGMRQRVLFAQAMLSKPPLVIMDEPTNGLDPYWMKQFVSLVKAVKLKGQTVLFSTHQLDIAEELADYVIFLNSGRICGEGSVRHFREIYGSFPLHKAFQHSLDADAPQGGIEDE, from the coding sequence GTGGCTGAAGCTTTTGTGATAGCCGAGAGTGTAAACAAAACGATCAAAGGGCAAAGGATCGTCCGGGATGTTTCTTTCCGGCTTCAACCTGGCAGTATCGTCGGATTATGCGGCGGCAACGGGGCGGGAAAAAGTACGGTGCTGCGTATGGTCGCGGGGATCCTTCAACCCACCTCGGGAGAAATTTACGTCAACCGGCTGCAGTGGAAACAAGACAGAAAGAAATTCGCCGGACAGATAAGTTATATGCCGGATGATTTTCAGTTCCCGCAGGGAATGACGGCGGAAGAAATATTAGCTTTTTGGGCTGCATTGCGCAAGGTGCCCGGGCAAAGAGTGCAGGAAGTATTAAGCCTTGTTGGATTGGCAGAAAAGAAAAACAAACTGGTCAGCACCTTTTCAAAAGGGATGCGGCAGCGCGTTCTTTTTGCCCAGGCGATGCTGTCGAAACCTCCTTTGGTCATCATGGATGAGCCGACCAATGGCCTGGATCCTTACTGGATGAAACAGTTTGTAAGCCTGGTGAAAGCCGTAAAGCTCAAAGGCCAAACGGTTCTCTTCTCAACCCACCAATTGGATATTGCCGAAGAGTTGGCGGACTACGTCATCTTTCTGAACTCGGGACGCATTTGCGGCGAAGGCTCCGTGCGGCATTTTCGTGAGATATACGGCTCTTTTCCGCTCCATAAAGCTTTTCAGCATAGTTTGGATGCGGATGCGCCGCAGGGCGGGATAGAGGATGAATAG
- a CDS encoding ABC transporter substrate-binding protein: MLKYKASLKKSLGLGLSAILLLVWVAGCSGAKNAADQNNGAQQNTNQSADQSANSKEPAAGGTFVYGRPASVTSFDLHNQITANNAFAIDKVFEPLVSFDSNGKIIDWLAKSHNVSDDGLTYTFVLRDGLKFSNGTDVTAEDAVFSLNRHLEVGGPLAIAAKVDSVKAQDDRTLVITLKEPYTPFISELSNFSNGIIPNNFGGVSEEEFFKKPIGTGPFVVEKWDPAGDVTFTKNPYYWQEGKPYIDKLVYKLIQDDSQAINQLKAGEVEAIESLALQNANEIKQGPDTTVLTNGSWVTEQLFFNTLDEHFSDVHVRRALALALDRDGLTNALTFGYAKRADSLLPTAIPYNANDTIKPLNFDLAAAKAELAKSAFPNGFTTKLLVASGNSTRAQEAQIIQAAGKEIGINIEIESIELATFRERFFAYDFSAMLNSGQADSPDANSIIAFQTDPEGFSKSYWTHYTNDEVTKLLHEGQTTPDGEGRAGVYSKLLQTLADEVPYIPLYYPDILKGVRSSVEGLVVLPNGSLRFEDVRIQK, encoded by the coding sequence GTGTTAAAGTACAAAGCGTCTTTAAAGAAATCATTAGGGTTAGGCTTGTCGGCCATTTTATTATTGGTATGGGTCGCCGGATGCTCCGGAGCTAAAAATGCTGCGGATCAAAATAATGGAGCACAGCAAAACACCAATCAAAGCGCGGATCAAAGCGCAAATTCGAAAGAGCCCGCGGCGGGAGGAACCTTCGTCTATGGACGGCCTGCATCGGTCACCTCCTTTGATCTGCATAATCAGATAACGGCGAACAATGCTTTTGCCATTGACAAAGTATTCGAACCCTTGGTTTCGTTCGATAGCAACGGCAAAATTATCGATTGGCTGGCAAAGTCCCATAACGTTAGTGATGATGGATTGACCTATACGTTTGTGCTGCGCGACGGCTTGAAATTCTCCAACGGTACGGACGTAACGGCGGAGGATGCTGTATTTTCGCTGAACCGGCATTTGGAGGTTGGCGGTCCGCTTGCGATCGCGGCCAAGGTGGATTCCGTTAAAGCGCAGGATGACCGCACGCTGGTTATTACGCTTAAGGAGCCGTACACCCCGTTTATTTCGGAGCTGTCCAATTTCTCCAACGGGATCATTCCGAACAATTTCGGCGGGGTTTCCGAGGAAGAATTTTTCAAAAAACCGATAGGCACGGGACCGTTCGTTGTTGAAAAGTGGGATCCGGCAGGCGATGTAACCTTTACGAAAAATCCCTACTATTGGCAGGAAGGGAAGCCTTATATTGATAAGCTTGTCTACAAGCTGATTCAAGATGACAGTCAGGCGATCAACCAGCTTAAGGCCGGGGAAGTGGAAGCGATCGAGTCCCTGGCGCTGCAAAATGCCAATGAAATCAAGCAAGGCCCCGACACCACCGTATTAACCAATGGCAGCTGGGTGACGGAGCAGCTGTTCTTCAACACGCTGGATGAGCATTTTTCCGATGTCCACGTTCGCCGCGCATTGGCTTTGGCCCTTGATCGGGATGGTTTGACCAATGCGCTTACTTTCGGATATGCGAAACGCGCGGATTCCTTGCTGCCGACGGCGATTCCCTATAACGCCAACGATACGATCAAACCGCTGAATTTCGATTTAGCAGCCGCCAAGGCGGAGCTGGCCAAATCGGCTTTCCCTAACGGTTTCACAACCAAACTCCTGGTGGCGTCAGGCAATAGCACAAGAGCGCAGGAAGCGCAAATTATCCAGGCGGCCGGCAAGGAAATCGGGATTAACATCGAGATTGAATCCATTGAGTTGGCGACCTTCCGCGAGCGGTTTTTCGCTTATGATTTCTCGGCCATGCTGAACAGCGGGCAAGCCGATTCGCCCGACGCGAATTCGATTATTGCCTTCCAAACCGATCCGGAGGGCTTCAGCAAATCCTACTGGACGCATTACACAAACGATGAAGTAACCAAGCTTCTGCATGAAGGCCAAACAACGCCGGATGGCGAAGGCCGGGCCGGAGTTTACTCCAAACTGCTGCAAACGCTGGCGGATGAAGTACCGTATATTCCGCTTTATTATCCGGATATTCTGAAAGGCGTCCGTTCTTCCGTGGAAGGCCTCGTGGTTTTGCCTAATGGGAGCCTCCGCTTTGAAGATGTGCGTATCCAGAAATGA
- a CDS encoding nitrous oxide reductase accessory protein NosL, whose amino-acid sequence MKKGFAALSLILIAMLALAGCGKKAYTAQPVNEDVDVCVICNMQVKDDAYATQIVTKEGKSLKFDDIGCMNEWKKQNGTDDIGMDFVRDYNDKAWIEFAKATYVYDPSIRTPMAYGIISFKDKASAEAFIKEQGVGRLLSAADLNNHTWEQSKGMMDMGL is encoded by the coding sequence ATGAAAAAGGGATTCGCTGCTTTAAGTTTAATTTTGATCGCTATGCTTGCGCTGGCCGGCTGCGGAAAGAAGGCGTACACGGCGCAGCCCGTCAATGAGGATGTCGATGTTTGCGTCATTTGCAACATGCAGGTCAAGGACGATGCCTATGCCACCCAGATCGTGACGAAGGAAGGCAAGAGTTTGAAATTCGATGACATTGGATGTATGAATGAATGGAAAAAGCAAAACGGTACGGACGATATCGGAATGGATTTTGTACGCGATTACAACGATAAAGCATGGATCGAGTTTGCCAAGGCGACATACGTCTATGATCCTTCGATCCGCACGCCCATGGCTTACGGGATCATTAGCTTTAAGGACAAGGCGTCCGCGGAGGCATTTATCAAGGAGCAGGGCGTGGGACGATTGTTAAGCGCGGCGGATCTGAATAATCACACCTGGGAGCAAAGCAAAGGAATGATGGACATGGGGTTATAG
- a CDS encoding TlpA family protein disulfide reductase has protein sequence MNRTLTYLIVFLCAGAVLWVALSNRHSSEAHQGHEKLSIGSAAPVFQAVSTYGEKLSLDEYRGKVIVLNFWASWCGPCVKEMPLIHRISRNNAPDAVTLFVNVGESKGTVNEFLSDHQLDFPVIIDATGKISGLYKVTALPTTYVIDQAGNIAHPIIGEISSEEQLQTYIDSVN, from the coding sequence ATGAATAGGACGTTAACCTATTTGATCGTATTTTTATGCGCCGGTGCCGTACTTTGGGTTGCCCTGTCCAATCGTCATAGCAGCGAGGCTCATCAGGGCCATGAGAAACTGAGTATCGGCAGCGCCGCTCCCGTATTCCAGGCGGTAAGTACTTACGGAGAGAAGCTGTCGCTTGACGAGTATCGCGGCAAAGTTATCGTACTTAATTTTTGGGCGTCCTGGTGCGGACCTTGCGTTAAGGAAATGCCGCTCATTCATCGTATTTCCCGAAACAACGCCCCGGATGCCGTAACCTTGTTTGTGAATGTGGGGGAGTCCAAAGGGACCGTAAATGAATTTTTGTCCGATCATCAATTGGATTTCCCCGTCATCATCGACGCAACCGGCAAAATATCGGGATTGTACAAGGTTACAGCCTTGCCGACTACATATGTGATCGATCAAGCGGGGAACATCGCCCACCCGATCATCGGGGAAATCAGCAGCGAGGAGCAGCTTCAAACTTATATAGATTCCGTCAATTAA